Proteins from a single region of Pseudomonas sp. 10S4:
- the htpX gene encoding protease HtpX, producing MMRILLFLATNLAVVLIASITLSLFGFNGFMAANGVDLNLNQLLIFCAVFGFAGSLFSLFISKWMAKMSTSTQIISQPRTRHEQWLLQTVEQLSREAGIKMPEVGIFPAYEANAFATGWNKNDALVAVSQGLLERFSPDEVKAVLAHEIGHVANGDMVTLALIQGVVNTFVMFFARIIGNFVDKVIFKNEEGQGIAYYVATIVAELVLGILASSIVMWFSRKREFRADEAGARLAGTSAMIGALQRLRAEQGLPVHMPDTLNAFGINGGVKQGFARMFMSHPPLEERIDALRRRG from the coding sequence ATGATGCGCATCCTGCTGTTTTTGGCCACTAACCTGGCGGTCGTGCTGATTGCCAGCATCACCCTGAGCCTTTTCGGCTTCAACGGGTTCATGGCGGCCAACGGGGTTGATCTCAACCTCAATCAGCTGCTGATTTTCTGTGCGGTCTTTGGTTTCGCCGGTTCCCTGTTCTCGCTGTTCATCTCCAAGTGGATGGCGAAGATGAGCACCAGCACCCAAATCATCAGCCAGCCGCGCACCCGTCACGAACAATGGCTGCTGCAAACCGTTGAGCAACTGTCTCGCGAAGCCGGGATCAAGATGCCCGAAGTCGGGATTTTCCCGGCCTACGAGGCTAACGCCTTCGCTACTGGCTGGAACAAGAACGACGCGTTGGTTGCGGTCAGCCAAGGCCTGCTCGAGCGGTTCTCGCCGGATGAAGTCAAAGCCGTCCTGGCCCACGAAATCGGGCACGTGGCCAATGGCGACATGGTCACCCTGGCGTTGATCCAGGGCGTGGTGAACACCTTTGTGATGTTCTTCGCGCGGATCATCGGCAACTTTGTCGACAAGGTGATCTTCAAGAACGAAGAAGGCCAGGGAATCGCCTACTACGTGGCGACCATCGTCGCCGAACTGGTGCTGGGTATCCTCGCCAGCTCGATCGTCATGTGGTTCTCGCGTAAACGCGAGTTCCGTGCCGACGAAGCCGGTGCACGCCTGGCCGGCACCAGCGCGATGATCGGCGCCCTGCAACGCCTGCGAGCCGAACAAGGACTGCCGGTGCACATGCCGGACACCTTGAACGCCTTCGGCATCAACGGTGGCGTCAAACAAGGGTTCGCCCGGATGTTCATGAGCCACCCACCGCTGGAAGAGCGTATTGACGCGCTGCGTCGTCGGGGCTGA
- a CDS encoding DODA-type extradiol aromatic ring-opening family dioxygenase: MFPSLYISHGSPMLALEPGASGPALARLAAEMPKPKAIVIVSAHWESNELLVSGNPQPETWHDFGGFPKALFEVQYPAPGNPQLAAEVVELLKADDLPVRIDAKRPFDHGVWVPLSLMYPQADIPVVQVSLPTRGGPALQTRVGHALASLREQGVLLIGSGSITHNLRELDWHAGPESVEPWAKAFRDWMIEKLAANDETALHDYRQQAPNAVRNHPSDEHLLPLYFARGAGGEFGIAHQGFTMGALGMDIYRFG, translated from the coding sequence ATGTTCCCCAGCCTCTACATATCCCATGGTTCGCCGATGCTGGCACTGGAACCGGGGGCCAGCGGCCCGGCCCTGGCGCGCTTGGCTGCAGAAATGCCGAAGCCCAAGGCCATCGTGATTGTGTCGGCGCACTGGGAAAGCAACGAGCTGCTGGTCAGCGGTAACCCGCAGCCTGAAACCTGGCATGACTTCGGCGGCTTCCCAAAGGCCTTGTTCGAAGTGCAATACCCGGCGCCAGGCAATCCACAACTGGCGGCAGAGGTGGTCGAGTTGCTGAAAGCCGATGACTTGCCTGTGCGCATCGACGCCAAGCGACCGTTCGATCACGGGGTCTGGGTGCCGTTGTCATTGATGTACCCGCAGGCCGACATTCCGGTGGTGCAAGTCTCACTGCCAACCCGTGGCGGCCCGGCCCTGCAAACCCGCGTGGGTCATGCGCTGGCCAGTCTGCGCGAACAAGGCGTGTTGCTGATCGGCTCCGGCAGCATCACCCACAACCTGCGTGAACTGGACTGGCATGCCGGCCCGGAAAGCGTCGAGCCGTGGGCCAAGGCGTTCCGTGACTGGATGATTGAAAAACTGGCCGCCAACGATGAAACGGCGTTGCACGATTATCGCCAGCAGGCGCCGAACGCTGTGCGCAACCATCCGAGTGATGAGCATTTGCTGCCGTTGTACTTTGCTCGCGGGGCTGGGGGTGAGTTCGGGATTGCGCACCAGGGATTCACCATGGGGGCGCTAGGCATGGACATTTATCGTTTCGGGTAA
- a CDS encoding thiopurine S-methyltransferase has protein sequence MQPEFWHKRWTSNQIGFHLPEVNPYLQRYWPQLGLEEGARVLVPLCGKSLDLLWLAKCGHEVLGVELSEKAVEDFFHEHQFDPDVSDQGPFTVYRAGSIEIWCGDFFALTAGDVADCSALYDRAALIALPPTMREQYAEHLKRILPKDSLGLLITMDYDQAQMDGPPFAVLDDEVQRLLGASWELKILEDQDILGQSWKFLEGGVTRLEERVYRVSSR, from the coding sequence ATGCAGCCGGAGTTTTGGCACAAGCGGTGGACGTCGAATCAGATCGGCTTTCACCTGCCGGAAGTGAATCCATATCTGCAACGGTACTGGCCGCAACTGGGCCTGGAGGAGGGCGCGCGCGTACTGGTGCCCTTATGTGGGAAAAGCCTGGACCTGCTGTGGCTGGCTAAATGTGGTCATGAAGTGTTGGGCGTCGAATTGTCGGAAAAAGCGGTGGAAGACTTTTTCCACGAGCATCAATTTGACCCTGACGTCAGCGACCAAGGCCCCTTCACCGTGTATCGGGCGGGTTCGATCGAGATTTGGTGCGGTGATTTCTTCGCGCTGACCGCTGGCGATGTCGCCGATTGCAGCGCGCTGTACGATCGCGCGGCGTTGATCGCCTTGCCGCCGACGATGCGTGAGCAATACGCCGAGCATTTGAAGCGGATTCTGCCAAAGGATTCCCTGGGGCTTTTGATCACCATGGACTACGACCAGGCGCAAATGGACGGACCGCCGTTTGCTGTGCTTGATGACGAAGTGCAACGGTTGTTGGGCGCTTCGTGGGAGCTGAAGATTCTGGAAGATCAGGACATCCTGGGCCAGAGCTGGAAGTTCCTGGAAGGTGGTGTTACGCGGCTTGAAGAGCGGGTTTACCGGGTTTCCAGCCGATAG